A single Anopheles arabiensis isolate DONGOLA chromosome X, AaraD3, whole genome shotgun sequence DNA region contains:
- the LOC120906363 gene encoding carbonic anhydrase-related protein 10 → MSVMHPRIFLNVCFLLALGHEIEASWEEWWTYDGISGPAFWGLINPQWNMCNKGRRQSPINVEPEKLLFDPYLRSLHIDKHKISGTLHNTGQSLVFRVEKDTKQHVNISSGPLAYRYQFEEIYFHYGTDNNQGSEHHIHGYSFPGEIQLYGFNKELYHNMSEAQHKAQGIVGISLMLQIGDTPNPELRIITSAFNKVLYKGSSTPIRHISLRSLLPNTEQYMTYEGSTTHPGCWESTVWIILNKPIYITKQELYALRKLMQGSEQTPKAPLGNNARPLQALHHRTVRTNIDFANTGVSKTQSCPTMYKDMYYKANRWTSEISARGRERGLPDIESVFHSLP, encoded by the exons AAATCGAAGCCAGCTGGGAGGAATGGTGGACATATGACGGTATTTCAG GACCCGCCTTCTGGGGGCTAATCAACCCGCAGTGGAACATGTGCAACAAAGGGCGCCGCCAGTCGCCGATCAACGTGGAGCCGGAGAAGCTACTGTTCGATCCCTACCTTCGGTCACTGCACATCGACAAGCACAAG ATATCGGGCACGCTGCACAACACTGGCCAGTCGCTGGTCTTCCGGGTGGAGAAGGACACCAAGCAGCATGTAAATATTTCCAGCGGCCCGCTCGCCTACCGGTACCAGTTCGAGGAGATCTACTTCCACTACGGCACGGACAACAACCAGGGCTCGGAGCATCACATCCACGGGTACAGCTTTCCCGGTGAG atcCAGCTGTACGGTTTCAACAAGGAGCTGTACCACAACATGTCCGAGGCCCAGCACAAGGCCCAGGGCATCGTCGGCATTTCGCTAATGCTGCAGATCGGCGATACGCCTAATCCGGAGCTGCGGATAATTACCAGCGCCTTCAATAAAGTCCTGTACAAAG GATCTTCTACACCGATCCGGCATATCTCGCTGCGATCGCTGCTGCCGAACACGGAACAGTACATGACGTACGAGGGTTCGACCACCCATCCCGGCTGCTGGGAAAGCACGGTCTGGATTATCCTCAATAAGCCCATCTACATCACCAAGCAGGAG CTGTACGCGCTCCGGAAGCTGATGCAGGGCTCGGAACAAACGCCCAAAGCACCGTTGGGCAACAATGCGCGGCCGCTCCAGGCGCTACATCACCGCACGGTTCGGACCAACATCGACTTCGCCAACACGGGCGTCAGCAAG ACGCAGAGCTGCCCGACGATGTACAAAGACATGTACTACAAGGCGAACCGCTGGACGTCCGAGATATCGGCGCGGGGCCGCGAACGGGGGCTGCCCGACATCGAGAGTGTGTTCCATTCGCTTCCATAG